One Streptomyces mobaraensis NBRC 13819 = DSM 40847 DNA segment encodes these proteins:
- a CDS encoding radical SAM protein, translated as MLKLVAAIVWARTSHRSLRERDEIGWLRKGWRDGLYGGTDGAQCRGVVVSGPRCPSGWLVAELQPDRCTVQSRNGAENQGCAVNTNERKGRSVTTEALAIEQTNVEFLWLDLTRKCQLSCLHCYNASGPDGSHGDMSREDWLGVLDQASAGGVRDVQFIGGEPSMHPHFAELVDHALTIGLAVEVYSNLVHVSPVHWRLFQRERLSLATSYYSRKAPDHDKVTGRPSHARTRANIVKALALGIPIRVGIVGIDSEAIEEAKADLRSIGVSRIGADRIREFGRACGEQEPDAANLCGGCGDGRAVVDPSGTVAPCVFSTWMGVGNVHDAPLTSILNSPELSEAVSSLREVWGWGNKDKDKDNQECRPDCVPKNPCDPRCEPNSACRLGTPTTCRPRF; from the coding sequence TTGCTCAAACTGGTCGCGGCGATCGTGTGGGCCCGCACAAGCCACCGCTCCCTCCGGGAGCGGGACGAGATCGGATGGCTGCGGAAGGGGTGGCGCGATGGCCTCTACGGCGGCACTGACGGTGCGCAATGCCGTGGCGTCGTCGTGAGCGGGCCACGTTGCCCGTCCGGCTGGCTCGTGGCTGAACTCCAACCCGACCGGTGCACCGTCCAATCGCGCAACGGCGCAGAAAACCAGGGCTGCGCCGTAAACACCAACGAGCGGAAGGGCAGGTCAGTGACCACCGAAGCGTTAGCGATCGAACAAACCAACGTAGAATTTCTGTGGCTGGATCTGACGCGTAAGTGCCAGCTCTCTTGTTTGCACTGTTACAACGCGTCGGGGCCGGACGGTTCGCACGGGGACATGTCCCGTGAAGACTGGCTCGGCGTCCTTGACCAGGCCTCTGCCGGCGGCGTCCGCGACGTCCAGTTCATCGGCGGCGAGCCGTCCATGCACCCGCACTTCGCGGAGCTGGTGGACCACGCCCTGACCATCGGTCTGGCCGTCGAGGTGTACAGCAACCTCGTCCACGTCTCGCCGGTCCACTGGCGCCTGTTCCAGCGCGAAAGGCTGTCCCTCGCAACGTCCTACTACTCGCGCAAGGCGCCGGACCACGACAAGGTCACCGGTCGCCCGAGTCACGCCAGGACGCGCGCGAACATCGTCAAGGCGCTCGCCCTGGGCATCCCGATCCGAGTGGGCATCGTCGGAATCGACTCGGAGGCCATCGAAGAGGCCAAGGCCGACCTGAGGTCGATCGGCGTCAGCCGGATCGGAGCCGACCGCATCCGCGAGTTCGGACGGGCCTGCGGGGAGCAGGAGCCGGACGCAGCCAACCTGTGCGGCGGTTGCGGTGACGGGCGGGCTGTGGTCGACCCGTCCGGCACCGTCGCCCCTTGCGTCTTCTCGACCTGGATGGGTGTCGGCAACGTCCACGACGCCCCGCTGACCTCTATCCTGAACAGCCCCGAACTGTCCGAGGCCGTTTCCTCCCTCCGTGAGGTCTGGGGGTGGGGGAACAAGGACAAGGACAAGGACAACCAGGAGTGCCGACCGGACTGCGTCCCGAAGAACCCGTGCGACCCGAGGTGCGAACCAAACTCGGCGTGCCGCTTGGGAACGCCGACTACATGCCGGCCTAGGTTCTGA
- a CDS encoding helix-turn-helix domain-containing protein — MDMRATVDEGAVRRAQRAEDVLAMQRAARKGGTRSLLRWLADRTGARVRLVTGGAPAPTADPAGAADEADRLLRCGLGELASRNLRSMAIDGDGHTVLLVLLDGPRGIRPPVLAAVAPRPVPDRLPALLADAASVMSLCWQAEHAERMRRRLACTEAFNREAVLHLLMNGHITVARQVAGALSPQLPATIRFYVVECPPGVRDDLAPRCAEAAESAWVVRCPVYSDHILVIAPAAVPALEETFAALRDDCRVGASEDLPLSDTATGYAQAFHALAASRDQPARHARFAGRPDLALAIGATATAWAREVLAPLHAYSAKRAQDPDGGALVATAASWLAFSSQAIAHLKIHRNTLSARLKHIGELLDLDLDRLADQSLLALALRADALPFDHRDAGAAHSLDDLLARPAAVAWAHQQLHPIRTRPAADELDRTLAAYLCNDGRLGPTATTLSLSTTATRKRLARIETVLGRSLLRSPSARYDLWLARRAVTLAGGG, encoded by the coding sequence ATGGACATGCGGGCGACGGTCGACGAGGGAGCGGTCCGGCGCGCACAGCGCGCGGAGGACGTGCTGGCCATGCAGCGCGCGGCCCGCAAGGGCGGCACCCGGTCGCTCCTGCGCTGGCTGGCCGACCGGACCGGCGCCCGGGTGCGGCTGGTCACCGGCGGGGCCCCGGCGCCGACCGCCGATCCGGCCGGTGCGGCCGACGAGGCCGACCGGCTCCTCCGGTGCGGCCTGGGCGAACTCGCCTCCAGAAACCTCCGTTCCATGGCCATCGACGGCGACGGGCACACGGTGCTGCTCGTCCTCCTGGACGGCCCGCGCGGCATCCGCCCGCCGGTCCTCGCCGCCGTCGCCCCCCGGCCGGTACCGGACCGCCTGCCCGCGCTGCTCGCCGACGCCGCGTCGGTCATGAGCCTGTGCTGGCAGGCCGAGCACGCCGAGCGGATGCGCCGCCGGCTCGCCTGCACCGAGGCGTTCAACCGGGAGGCGGTGCTGCACCTGCTGATGAACGGTCACATCACGGTCGCCCGGCAGGTCGCCGGGGCGCTCTCCCCGCAACTGCCCGCCACGATCCGCTTCTACGTGGTCGAATGCCCGCCCGGGGTCCGCGACGACCTCGCGCCGCGCTGCGCCGAGGCGGCCGAGAGCGCCTGGGTCGTCCGCTGCCCGGTCTACTCGGACCACATCCTCGTCATCGCGCCGGCCGCCGTTCCGGCGCTGGAGGAGACCTTCGCCGCGCTCCGGGACGACTGCCGGGTGGGCGCGAGCGAGGACCTGCCACTGAGCGACACCGCCACCGGCTACGCCCAGGCGTTCCACGCCCTCGCGGCCTCCCGCGACCAGCCCGCCCGGCACGCCCGGTTCGCCGGCCGGCCGGACCTGGCGCTGGCCATCGGCGCGACGGCGACGGCCTGGGCGCGGGAGGTGCTGGCGCCGCTGCACGCCTACTCGGCGAAGCGCGCCCAGGACCCCGACGGCGGGGCCCTGGTGGCGACGGCGGCGTCCTGGCTGGCCTTCTCCTCGCAGGCGATCGCCCACCTGAAGATCCACCGGAACACGCTGTCCGCTCGCCTCAAGCACATCGGAGAGCTGCTGGACCTGGACCTCGACCGGCTGGCCGACCAGTCCCTCCTGGCCCTCGCCCTCCGCGCGGACGCCCTGCCCTTCGACCACCGGGACGCCGGTGCCGCGCACTCCCTCGACGACCTCCTGGCGCGTCCGGCCGCGGTGGCCTGGGCCCACCAGCAGCTCCACCCGATCCGGACGAGACCCGCGGCGGACGAACTCGACCGGACCCTGGCCGCCTACCTGTGCAACGACGGACGGCTCGGCCCGACCGCCACCACGCTCTCCCTCTCCACCACCGCCACCCGCAAACGGCTCGCCCGCATCGAGACGGTCCTCGGGCGGTCCCTGCTCCGCTCGCCCAGCGCGCGGTACGACCTGTGGCTGGCACGCCGGGCGGTGACGCTCGCGGGCGGGGGGTGA
- a CDS encoding helix-turn-helix transcriptional regulator, translating to MSSELASNVKRYRLAAGFSQESLAEAAGLSVKTVQKVEQGGDARTETLHTLARALKVTTSELFAAGSPAPVVGDEATRRNLVAFRSILMPPLGLDGPVGTPAGDGGAAGARQQVAHALSLYRASELDSVARALPGLLQRTQTAVTTAEGEEARQAATIHAEALYVAGKYLTQVRQYDLAYMAIAEGIRVARTAGHQHLATIGVVGMGWLLLRQNRFGECYALAVATAERVEPKISEASRTRMAVWAELWMRAAAAAVRDNRPDEAKHARKMVSRAVAGMESEDDSWPGSWGGVGPITAELKRVEDILLVSRNSADAREVLDRADEGVLSARARRQIGMPSGSNWVRHRLVVASAHTLLGAHQDAMDELIRVRRTRGEWMRHQPLARKVMGDILKTRSRTLTADMREVAAHLGVSG from the coding sequence ATGTCCAGTGAACTGGCCTCGAACGTAAAGCGATACCGGCTCGCAGCCGGCTTCAGCCAGGAGTCATTGGCGGAGGCGGCGGGGCTGTCGGTCAAGACAGTGCAGAAGGTCGAGCAGGGCGGGGACGCCCGGACGGAGACCCTGCACACCCTCGCCCGCGCGCTGAAGGTAACGACCTCGGAGCTGTTCGCCGCAGGCAGCCCGGCCCCGGTCGTGGGTGATGAGGCTACGCGCCGAAACCTGGTCGCCTTCCGCTCGATCCTGATGCCTCCGCTGGGCCTGGATGGGCCCGTGGGGACACCTGCGGGGGATGGAGGGGCGGCCGGAGCGCGTCAACAGGTCGCCCACGCCCTGTCCCTCTACAGGGCCAGCGAACTCGATTCGGTTGCCCGAGCACTCCCGGGGCTGCTCCAACGGACGCAGACCGCTGTGACCACAGCGGAGGGGGAGGAAGCGCGGCAAGCCGCGACCATCCACGCAGAAGCCCTGTACGTCGCGGGCAAGTACCTCACTCAGGTGCGCCAGTACGACCTCGCGTACATGGCCATAGCCGAGGGCATTCGGGTGGCCAGGACCGCCGGCCATCAGCATCTCGCGACGATCGGCGTCGTGGGCATGGGGTGGCTCCTGCTGCGTCAAAATCGTTTCGGAGAGTGCTACGCACTGGCGGTGGCCACGGCCGAGCGGGTAGAGCCCAAGATCTCTGAAGCGAGCCGGACCCGAATGGCTGTTTGGGCGGAACTGTGGATGCGCGCCGCCGCGGCGGCTGTCCGCGACAACCGCCCCGACGAAGCAAAGCACGCTCGGAAGATGGTCTCAAGGGCCGTCGCCGGCATGGAAAGTGAAGACGACAGCTGGCCGGGGAGCTGGGGCGGCGTCGGCCCCATCACGGCCGAGCTGAAGCGCGTCGAGGACATCCTCCTCGTCAGTCGAAACTCCGCGGACGCACGGGAGGTCCTGGACCGAGCCGACGAAGGCGTCCTGTCAGCCAGGGCCCGGAGGCAGATCGGAATGCCCAGTGGCTCGAACTGGGTTCGGCATCGCCTTGTTGTGGCGAGCGCTCACACGCTGCTGGGTGCTCACCAAGACGCGATGGACGAGCTGATCCGCGTACGGCGTACACGGGGTGAATGGATGCGGCATCAGCCGCTGGCCCGCAAGGTCATGGGCGACATTCTGAAGACACGTAGCCGCACCCTCACGGCGGACATGCGGGAGGTTGCCGCTCACCTGGGCGTTTCCGGGTAA
- a CDS encoding thiamine-binding protein gives MVRLRVEFTTEPFDLDRPPPHAVVARDVVQTAGLDHVDVGPFGNTAEGGAEAVLAAVGELLRRSISAGATRVSLQVNVLDAPDATPGTGR, from the coding sequence ATGGTGCGACTGAGAGTGGAATTCACCACGGAACCGTTCGACCTCGACCGCCCGCCCCCGCACGCCGTCGTCGCCCGCGACGTGGTCCAGACGGCCGGCCTCGACCACGTGGACGTCGGCCCCTTCGGCAACACGGCCGAGGGCGGCGCGGAAGCGGTCCTCGCCGCCGTGGGCGAGCTGCTGCGCCGCTCGATCAGCGCGGGCGCGACGCGCGTCTCGCTCCAGGTGAACGTCCTGGACGCACCCGACGCCACCCCGGGGACCGGCCGGTGA
- a CDS encoding helix-turn-helix domain-containing protein produces MGGLLLDPAEALPDDVVLSWEGHEVLAVRLPHLADSLDRILTDLERRHGAPLARLDRKTKQSIVRNLETRGAFTLRHGVEKVAAALGVSRFTVYNYLNSQDERRAMERGEQR; encoded by the coding sequence ATGGGCGGCCTCCTCCTCGACCCGGCCGAGGCCCTACCGGACGACGTGGTCCTCAGCTGGGAAGGCCACGAGGTCCTCGCCGTCCGCCTCCCCCACCTCGCCGACTCCCTCGACCGCATCCTCACCGACCTCGAACGCCGCCACGGCGCCCCCCTCGCCCGACTCGACCGCAAAACCAAGCAGTCCATCGTCCGCAACCTCGAAACCCGCGGCGCCTTCACCCTCCGCCACGGCGTGGAAAAGGTCGCGGCGGCGCTGGGGGTGAGCCGGTTCACCGTCTACAACTACCTGAATTCCCAAGACGAGCGACGCGCCATGGAGCGCGGGGAGCAGCGCTGA
- a CDS encoding type I polyketide synthase, translated as MLQQRESVALIGIGCRFPGGIDSPESFWNFLSGGQVAVEPTPEDRWRPYTKISPEFSEALRRADRPGNFIGDVDGFDAEFFGITPREAEFMDPQQRLVLEVAWEALEHAGMAPRSVAGSDAGVYIGTCSDDYGRRLLEDLPRIEPWTGIGAQLTGIANRVSHVLDLHGPSFVLDSACSASLVAVHLACQSLLTGETSLALAGGVNIILSPAYTLTLEAAGALSPDGRSKPFDAEGDGYGRAEGCGVLVLKRLADAERDGDRILAVIRGSAVAQDGATNGIMAPNPDAQRDLLRLAWERSGLDPATAGYIEAHGTGTRLGDPVEASGLHAVFGAGRPDGKPCWIGSVKSNIGHAEPASGVAGIIKATLMLREAELAATVLTSEPSPDIPWDDWGLRLVTEHQPWPKGDTPRRAGVSGYGYGGTIGHIVLEEAPAAEEPAAEPEGGAVRAYPLSYRSRAGITAYAGRLADWLEQHPGTPLSAVGYTLATRRSHLEHRATVVADGRAELVARLRELAADDSAERQVDGVVTGAVRPGGGADAGTVWVFSGHGSHWSGMGAELLAERPEFAAVIDALEPVFREELGFSARQALLDGDFDAVDRAQSMIFAMQVGLAEVWRAHGHRPSAVIGHSVGEIAAAVVAGALSLEDGARLSGRRSALLRRVAGRGAMAMVGLPFDEVAARLAGDERISAAIASSPLSSVVSGDAEAVAALVRDWQAEGLPVRNVNSDVAFHSRHMLELTDGLRDALRELAPRIPEVPLYTTALADPRSDAPHDAAYWVANLREPVRLAQAVTAAVEDGYRRFLEVSPHPVVSHSIGETLAHLDVTGAHIGHSLRRDKPELRTLLAGLGGLHAHGAEIDWSLHHPAAPPAELPPVVWQHRRHWLDAVLPAAAVVSHQHDISGHTLLGAPVDLATANGTALRVWNTVLDEASRPFPGGHSLHGASIVPASSIIHTFLEAAPGVGGSKALFDLSLRFPIALASAREVQVVREGLNLRLSTRAVGAKGGPGNWLTHTSGSTMADSAVPFPDAFLTVRAPEDLETADPSVVIGRLDAIGVEGIAWPWEVRELLKGENVLRAVIHAPAVPGDQVTWAPLLDAALGVVPVIYGGPPTVRMPAHIREVRVVGEAPETGVVDIRLVDPETDTVDIVISDESGRLCAWLPGTRFGALRSEAPAGRAAEAEADAGAPEAAAPVDWRALPADVLAARIDEEVCGRLAREMKIPAAELDRDRPLTDLGLDSVMSMVVCGQLEKLLGIRLPVTVLWNHPTAGGLAAYVSGQLGADETAAAPAA; from the coding sequence ATGCTTCAGCAGCGAGAATCGGTCGCGCTCATCGGAATCGGCTGCCGGTTCCCCGGCGGCATCGACTCCCCGGAATCGTTCTGGAATTTCCTCTCCGGCGGCCAGGTGGCCGTCGAACCCACTCCCGAGGACCGCTGGCGTCCCTACACGAAGATCAGCCCGGAGTTCTCCGAGGCTTTGCGCCGTGCCGACCGGCCGGGCAACTTCATCGGTGACGTCGACGGTTTCGACGCCGAGTTCTTCGGAATCACGCCGCGCGAGGCGGAGTTCATGGACCCGCAGCAGCGCCTCGTCCTCGAAGTGGCGTGGGAGGCGCTGGAGCACGCCGGCATGGCGCCGCGCTCCGTGGCGGGCTCCGACGCCGGCGTCTACATCGGCACCTGCTCCGACGACTACGGGCGGCGGCTGCTGGAGGACCTGCCCCGGATCGAGCCGTGGACGGGCATCGGCGCCCAGCTCACCGGCATCGCCAACCGCGTCTCGCACGTCCTCGACCTGCACGGCCCCAGCTTCGTCCTGGACTCGGCCTGCTCGGCGTCGCTGGTGGCGGTGCACCTGGCCTGCCAGTCGCTGCTCACCGGCGAGACGTCCCTCGCCCTGGCCGGCGGCGTCAACATCATCCTCTCGCCCGCGTACACGCTCACCCTGGAGGCGGCCGGCGCCCTCTCCCCCGACGGCCGCAGCAAGCCGTTCGACGCGGAGGGCGACGGGTACGGGCGCGCCGAGGGCTGCGGCGTCCTGGTGCTCAAACGGCTGGCGGACGCCGAGCGGGACGGCGACCGGATCCTCGCCGTGATCCGCGGCTCGGCCGTCGCGCAGGACGGCGCGACCAACGGCATCATGGCCCCCAACCCCGACGCCCAGCGCGACCTGCTCCGCCTCGCCTGGGAACGGTCCGGCCTGGACCCGGCCACCGCCGGCTACATCGAGGCCCACGGCACCGGCACCCGGCTCGGCGATCCGGTCGAGGCGTCCGGTCTGCACGCGGTGTTCGGCGCCGGGCGGCCGGACGGCAAGCCGTGCTGGATCGGCTCGGTGAAGTCCAACATCGGCCACGCCGAACCCGCTTCCGGCGTCGCCGGGATCATCAAGGCCACCCTGATGCTGCGCGAGGCGGAGCTGGCGGCGACGGTCCTGACCAGCGAGCCGAGCCCCGACATCCCCTGGGACGACTGGGGGCTGCGGCTGGTCACCGAGCACCAGCCGTGGCCGAAGGGCGACACCCCGCGCCGGGCCGGCGTCTCCGGGTACGGGTACGGCGGCACCATCGGGCACATCGTCCTGGAGGAGGCGCCCGCCGCCGAGGAGCCGGCCGCGGAACCGGAGGGCGGTGCCGTCCGCGCGTACCCCCTCTCATACCGCTCCCGCGCCGGGATCACCGCCTACGCGGGCCGCCTGGCCGACTGGCTGGAACAGCACCCCGGCACCCCGCTGTCCGCCGTCGGTTACACCCTGGCCACGCGCCGCAGCCACCTGGAGCACCGGGCGACCGTGGTCGCCGACGGCCGCGCCGAACTCGTCGCGCGGCTGCGGGAGCTGGCCGCCGACGACAGTGCGGAACGGCAGGTGGACGGCGTCGTCACCGGCGCCGTACGACCCGGCGGCGGGGCGGACGCCGGGACGGTCTGGGTGTTCTCGGGGCACGGCTCGCACTGGTCGGGCATGGGGGCCGAACTGCTTGCCGAACGGCCCGAGTTCGCGGCCGTCATCGACGCTCTGGAACCGGTGTTCCGGGAGGAGCTGGGCTTCTCGGCCCGGCAGGCGCTGCTGGACGGCGACTTCGACGCGGTCGACCGCGCCCAGTCCATGATCTTCGCGATGCAGGTGGGCCTCGCCGAGGTCTGGCGGGCGCACGGGCACCGGCCGTCGGCCGTCATCGGGCACTCGGTGGGCGAGATCGCCGCGGCCGTGGTGGCCGGGGCGCTGAGCCTGGAGGACGGCGCCCGGCTCAGCGGCCGTCGCTCGGCGCTGCTGCGCCGGGTGGCGGGCAGGGGCGCGATGGCCATGGTCGGACTGCCCTTCGACGAGGTGGCGGCGCGGCTGGCCGGCGACGAACGGATCTCCGCGGCCATCGCGTCCTCGCCGCTGTCGTCGGTGGTCTCCGGCGACGCGGAGGCCGTGGCGGCGCTGGTCCGCGACTGGCAGGCCGAGGGCCTGCCGGTACGCAACGTCAACTCCGACGTCGCCTTCCACAGCCGCCACATGCTGGAGCTCACGGACGGCCTGCGCGACGCCCTGCGCGAACTCGCGCCGCGTATCCCCGAGGTGCCGCTCTACACCACGGCCCTCGCCGACCCCCGCTCCGACGCCCCGCACGACGCCGCGTACTGGGTGGCCAACCTGCGCGAACCGGTCCGGCTCGCACAGGCGGTGACCGCCGCCGTCGAGGACGGGTACCGCCGCTTCCTGGAGGTCTCGCCGCACCCGGTGGTCTCCCACTCGATCGGCGAGACGCTGGCGCACCTGGACGTCACCGGCGCGCACATCGGGCACAGTCTCCGCCGCGACAAGCCCGAACTGCGCACGCTGCTGGCGGGGTTGGGCGGGCTGCACGCCCACGGCGCGGAGATCGACTGGTCGCTCCACCACCCGGCCGCGCCCCCGGCGGAGCTGCCGCCGGTCGTCTGGCAGCACCGCAGGCACTGGCTCGACGCCGTGCTGCCGGCCGCCGCGGTCGTCTCCCACCAGCACGACATCAGCGGCCACACGCTCCTCGGCGCCCCCGTGGACCTCGCCACCGCCAACGGCACCGCGCTGCGGGTGTGGAACACCGTCCTGGACGAGGCCAGCCGGCCCTTCCCGGGCGGGCACTCCCTGCACGGCGCCTCGATCGTCCCCGCCTCCTCGATCATCCACACCTTCCTGGAGGCCGCCCCGGGCGTCGGCGGCAGCAAGGCGCTGTTCGACCTCTCGCTGCGCTTCCCCATCGCCCTCGCCTCGGCACGTGAGGTGCAGGTGGTACGGGAGGGGCTGAATCTGCGGCTCAGCACCCGGGCCGTGGGCGCGAAGGGCGGCCCCGGCAACTGGCTGACGCACACGTCCGGTTCGACCATGGCGGACAGCGCCGTACCGTTCCCGGACGCCTTCCTGACCGTACGGGCCCCGGAGGACCTGGAGACCGCCGACCCGTCGGTGGTGATCGGCCGGCTGGACGCGATCGGCGTCGAGGGCATCGCCTGGCCGTGGGAGGTGCGCGAACTCCTCAAGGGCGAGAACGTCCTGCGGGCCGTGATCCACGCTCCCGCCGTGCCCGGCGACCAGGTCACCTGGGCGCCGCTGCTGGACGCGGCCCTCGGCGTCGTCCCCGTCATCTACGGCGGGCCGCCCACCGTCCGGATGCCCGCCCATATACGCGAGGTGCGCGTGGTGGGCGAGGCGCCCGAGACGGGTGTGGTGGACATCCGGCTCGTGGATCCCGAGACGGACACCGTCGACATCGTCATCAGCGACGAGAGCGGGCGGCTGTGCGCCTGGCTGCCAGGGACGCGGTTCGGCGCCCTGCGCTCGGAGGCGCCGGCCGGGCGCGCGGCGGAGGCCGAGGCGGACGCCGGGGCCCCCGAGGCCGCCGCCCCCGTCGACTGGCGCGCGCTGCCCGCCGACGTCCTGGCCGCCCGGATCGACGAGGAGGTCTGCGGACGGCTGGCCCGCGAGATGAAGATCCCGGCGGCGGAGCTGGACCGCGACCGGCCGCTGACCGACCTCGGGCTGGACTCGGTGATGTCCATGGTCGTCTGCGGGCAGTTGGAGAAGCTGCTCGGGATCCGGCTGCCGGTGACGGTGCTGTGGAACCACCCGACGGCGGGTGGCCTCGCGGCGTACGTGTCCGGGCAGTTGGGCGCGGACGAGACGGCGGCCGCGCCCGCGGCGTAG
- a CDS encoding transposase has product MSSPALSTRPSAPDFRSPLALSLPAPAPTVLTGRLVPDDLWHLAKEAIPPTPKRPQGGGQRRVDDREVLAAIVFVAGSGCSWRRLPPVFGASWQTVHRRFTEWSAAGLWDLLCAAAEHRAAGARTDWTLTVCRRIRARAASSAASGSPIPPGSPGSSSSWVSSASASPAVRPADGPSPDALRRVPVTVGVAAR; this is encoded by the coding sequence GTGAGCTCACCCGCGTTATCCACCCGCCCGTCGGCGCCGGACTTCCGGAGCCCCCTCGCCCTCTCCCTGCCCGCGCCCGCGCCGACCGTCCTCACCGGACGCCTCGTCCCGGACGACCTCTGGCACCTGGCGAAGGAGGCGATACCGCCCACGCCGAAACGGCCACAGGGTGGCGGGCAGCGCCGGGTCGACGACCGCGAGGTGCTGGCCGCCATCGTGTTCGTGGCGGGATCCGGCTGCAGTTGGCGCCGGCTGCCCCCGGTGTTCGGCGCCTCCTGGCAGACCGTGCACCGCCGGTTCACCGAATGGAGCGCTGCCGGTCTCTGGGACCTGCTGTGCGCCGCCGCCGAACACCGCGCCGCCGGGGCGCGCACCGACTGGACGCTCACCGTCTGCCGCCGCATCCGCGCCCGCGCCGCCTCCTCCGCCGCCTCCGGATCGCCCATACCACCCGGATCACCCGGCTCCTCCAGCTCGTGGGTCTCCTCCGCTTCCGCGAGCCCGGCCGTCCGTCCTGCCGACGGCCCCTCACCGGACGCCCTCCGGCGCGTGCCCGTCACCGTCGGCGTCGCGGCCCGCTGA